The following coding sequences are from one Kwoniella bestiolae CBS 10118 chromosome 2, complete sequence window:
- a CDS encoding adenylosuccinate synthetase codes for MAPSPEGVSVVLGAQWGDEGKGKLVDILAAEADICARCAGGNNAGHTIVVRNAKGEKTSYAFNLLPSGLINPTCTAFIGSGVVVHVPSLFNELDTLERKGLKVADRLKISDRAHLVMGFHQIVDGLKEIELGGSSIGTTKKGIGPAYSSKASRSGLRVHHLYDPSFPAKFRKLVEGRFKRYGHFEFDTEGEIEMYLAFAERLRPYIVDGPTFMHNALQSGKKVLVEGANALMLDIDYGTYPFVTSSATSIGGVVTGLGIPPFAIKKVVGVIKAYTTRVGGGPFPTEQLDTVGETLQEVGAEYGTVTGRRRRCGWLDLVVMRYSNMINGYTSLNLTKLDVLDGFEEIKVATGYKIDGEEIDGFPADLDRLAQVEVEYTTLPGWKSDISNCKTYEELPENAKKYIKFIEDFLKVKVQYVGVGPGRDQNLILF; via the exons ATGGCTCCAT CCCCCGAAGGAGTATCCGTCGT ACTCGGAGCCCAATGGGGTGAcgaaggtaaaggtaaacTTGTCGATATCCTCGCTGCAGAGGCGGATATCTGTGCGAGATGCGCGGGAGGGAACAACGCAGGACACACCATCGTGGTGAGGAATGCAAAGGGGGAGAAGACAAGTTATGCTTTCAACCTTTTGCCCTCGG gtctcatcaaccccactTGTACCGCTTTCATCGGCTCCGGTGTGGTCGTCCACGTACCCTCGCTTTTCAACGAGCTCGACACGCTCGAACGAaagg GCCTCAAAGTCGCAGACCGACTCAAGATCTCCGACCGAGCCCACCTCGTCATGGGCTTCCACCAGATCGTTGACGGTCTCAAAGAGATTGAGCTCGGTGGATCATCCATCGGAACCACCAAGAAGGGTATCGGACCCGCCTACTCGTCCAAAGCTTCTCGATCAGGTTTGAGAGTCCACCATCTCTatgatccctctttccctgCCAAGTTTAGGAAGTTGGTAGAAGGACGGTTCAAGAGGTACGGGCATTTCGAATTTGATACTGAGGGTGAGATCGAGATGTACCTT GCATTCGCCGAAAGACTCCGACCCTACATCGTGGACGGCCCCACCTTCATGCACAACGCCTTACAATCCGGTAAAAAAGTGCTCGTTGAAGGTGCCAACGCCCTGATGTTGGATATCGACTACGGTACCTACCCCTTCGTCACCTCCTCTGCTACCTCCATCGGAGGTGTCGTCACCGGTCTCGGTATCCCTCCATTCGCCATCAAAAAGGTCGTAGGAGTGATCAAAGCGTACACCACCCGAGTCGGAGGAGGTCCCTTCCCCACTGAACAGCTCGATACCGTCGGCGAGACATTACAAGAAGTCGGAGCGGAGTACGGTACCGTAActggaagacgaagacgatgcGGTTGGTTGGATCTTGTCGTCATGCGATACTCTAACATGATCAACGGGTACACTTCGTTGAACTTGACGAAACTTGATGTGCTCGATGggttcgaggagatcaaggtcGCTACGGGGTACAAGATTGACGgtgaggagattgatgggttccctg CCGATCTCGACAGACTCGCACAAGTAGAAGTCGAATACACCACCCTCCCAGGATGGAAATCCGACATCTCAAACTGCAAGACCTACGAAGAGTTGCCTGAAAACGCCAAGAAATACATCAAGTTCATTGAAGATTTCTTGAAAGTCAAGGTACAATACGTCGGTGTCGGTCCAGGTAGAGATCAgaatttgatcttgttctAG
- a CDS encoding thymidylate kinase encodes MSDPSSSRRGAFIVFEGLDRCGKSTQVSRLVERLEREGRQARLQKFPDRTTAIGKMIDAYLQSKADMDDHAIHLLFSANRWECAAAIKRDLAQGITVIADRYAFSGIAFSAAKGLPFDFCLQPDKALPLPDLTLYMSLPQEEASQRSQFGEERYETMTMQQATREQFGLVAQEVKRIHGEYRWTEVDARGTIEEVEERIRGLIGDLIEGVDGEISQLWV; translated from the exons ATGTccgatccatcatcctcccgTCGAGGAGCGTTCATAGTCTTCGAAGGTCTCGACCGATGTGGCAAGTCCACCCAGGTATCTCGTTTGGTAGAGCGTCTGGAAAGGGAAGGTCGTCAAGCCAGATTACAGAAGTTTCCTG ACCGTACGACAGCTAtagggaagatgatcgatGCATATCTTCAGTCGAAggctgatatggatgatCATGCTATACATCTGTTATTCAGTGCGAATCGGTGGGAATGTGC AGCCGCTATCAAGCGGGATTTGGCTCAAGGCATCACGGTGATAGCGGACAGATATGCATTCTCAGGAATCGCATTCTCAGCCGCCAAG GGTTTACCATTCGATTTCTGCCTTCAACCTGATAAGgctctccctcttcctgaTCTTACTCTTTACATGTCATTACCCCAGGAAGAAGCCAGTCAGCGCTCTCAATTTGGTGAAGAACGATATGAGACGATGACTATGCAGCAGGCTACGAGGGAACAATTTGGCCTAGTTGCtcaggaggtgaagaggatacATGGTGAATACAGATGGACAGAGGTAGATGCTAGAGGTACGAtcgaagaggttgaggagaggataagagggttgataggggATTTGATCGAGGgcgttgatggtgagataAGTCAGCTTTGGGTATGA